The Frondihabitans australicus genome includes a region encoding these proteins:
- a CDS encoding esterase/lipase family protein gives MRRGGILHYARFLPGDYSYALRVHARTMLGGSVPEAYRHGELSPILLLPGVYETWRTLRWFGDTLNAEGHPIVVVPGMAHNRRPFLWTAQLAQAVLDAHDLHDVVILAHSKGGLVGKTMMLDTDTGGRIRRMVAVNSPFSGSRMARFMPTPGFRAFRPDDPFLSRLISEVEVNSRITSVFADFDGHVPDGSVLEGATNVRVPLDGHFRPLGHPVGRAMILAAVRD, from the coding sequence ATGCGACGCGGTGGGATCCTGCACTACGCCCGATTCCTGCCCGGCGACTACTCGTACGCGCTGCGGGTGCACGCGCGGACCATGCTCGGCGGGTCGGTGCCCGAGGCGTATCGGCACGGCGAGCTGTCGCCGATCCTGCTGCTGCCCGGTGTGTACGAGACGTGGCGCACGCTCCGCTGGTTCGGCGACACGCTGAACGCCGAGGGGCACCCGATCGTCGTCGTGCCCGGCATGGCGCACAACCGTCGGCCGTTCCTGTGGACCGCTCAGCTGGCCCAGGCGGTGCTCGACGCACACGACCTGCACGACGTGGTGATCCTCGCGCACTCGAAGGGCGGTCTCGTCGGCAAGACGATGATGCTCGACACGGACACCGGCGGCAGGATCCGCCGGATGGTCGCCGTGAACAGCCCCTTCTCGGGCTCGCGGATGGCGCGGTTCATGCCCACGCCCGGTTTCCGCGCCTTCCGGCCCGACGACCCGTTCCTCAGCCGGCTCATCTCGGAGGTCGAGGTCAACTCGCGCATCACGTCGGTCTTCGCCGACTTCGACGGCCACGTGCCCGACGGCAGCGTGCTCGAGGGGGCGACGAACGTGCGGGTGCCGCTCGACGGGCACTTCCGGCCGCTCGGGCATCCGGTCGGCCGGGCGATGATCCTCGCGGCGGTGCGCGACTAG
- a CDS encoding FUSC family protein yields the protein MAAPPVRLLTSLVTRLRQPTRLPWLQIGKSVLAVALAWVIAALLLGQPEPTFAAIAALLVMQPSINQSFGRGLERSVGVVMGVGLAYLVVAVLGHQHTWVVLVAIVVAMLFAWLVKLTPTSATQVPISAMLVLVTGLVTPGYAVDRIVETVIGAIVALAVNTLVAPPVLLGPAHLALGRLARDLATAMDDLAGALEEPVPSAELDAMLVRARELRSVRQPAAEARVRAGAESLTLNPRATRQRRVLEADRALLATLTNLSHRMLAMTRSVRDNYEPELTEDVVVDGIAEELRRASHDVRLLVREREERASTGVGTGTTSGGVSTATADLPALTAPLSVVRPDPARWVLIGSLLEDLRRIREEIVGDDPAPR from the coding sequence GTGGCCGCCCCTCCTGTCCGATTGCTCACCTCCCTCGTCACACGACTCCGCCAGCCGACGCGACTGCCGTGGCTGCAGATCGGCAAGTCGGTGCTGGCCGTCGCGCTCGCCTGGGTGATCGCGGCGCTCCTGCTGGGCCAGCCCGAGCCGACCTTCGCCGCCATCGCCGCCCTGCTGGTCATGCAGCCGAGCATCAACCAGTCGTTCGGGCGCGGTCTCGAGCGGAGCGTCGGCGTGGTCATGGGCGTCGGGCTCGCCTACCTCGTCGTGGCCGTCCTCGGCCATCAGCACACCTGGGTCGTGCTGGTCGCGATCGTCGTGGCGATGCTGTTCGCGTGGCTGGTGAAGCTGACCCCGACCTCCGCCACGCAGGTGCCGATCTCGGCGATGCTCGTGCTGGTCACCGGCCTCGTCACACCGGGCTATGCTGTCGACAGGATCGTCGAGACGGTCATCGGCGCGATCGTCGCCCTCGCCGTCAACACCCTCGTGGCGCCGCCGGTGCTGCTGGGGCCGGCGCACCTGGCGCTCGGCCGCCTCGCCCGCGACCTGGCGACGGCGATGGACGACCTGGCCGGGGCGCTCGAGGAGCCCGTTCCGTCCGCCGAGCTCGACGCGATGCTGGTTCGGGCCCGCGAGCTGCGGTCGGTCCGGCAGCCGGCGGCCGAGGCCCGGGTGCGGGCAGGAGCCGAGAGCCTCACCCTCAACCCCCGCGCCACCCGCCAGCGCAGGGTGCTCGAGGCCGACCGCGCGCTGCTGGCGACGCTCACGAACCTGTCGCACCGGATGCTCGCGATGACGCGGTCGGTCCGCGACAACTACGAGCCCGAGCTCACCGAGGACGTCGTGGTCGACGGGATCGCCGAAGAGCTGCGCCGGGCCTCCCACGACGTGCGGCTGCTCGTCCGCGAGCGGGAGGAACGGGCGTCGACCGGGGTCGGCACGGGCACCACGAGCGGCGGCGTCTCGACGGCGACCGCGGATCTGCCGGCGCTGACGGCACCGCTGTCGGTGGTGCGGCCCGATCCTGCGCGCTGGGTGCTCATCGGGTCGCTGCTGGAAGACCTGCGCAGGATCCGCGAGGAGATCGTCGGCGACGACCCCGCCCCGCGCTGA
- a CDS encoding phosphotransferase enzyme family protein, with protein MWPDAANVLPAAFADGGVTVVAFRPHSVEPSGGGYLYGYEVDTVDRAGLAATVLTYIDTDPASVAASRGTGATVVTDSASGAQVRVWAYPADPALPALAAVTYPERVVTLLRDVGIDVSEPQLTVAAYRPGKRAVIRVDTRERTLFLKVVRPTRAEPIAAQHAAFTAEGLPVPAVLAVRPDGLLVLERVHGVPAGGRVIDIADRPGFVPCLARLGEAVARVHLDQPAQADALDNAGWHRRSLASSLPDLADRVNRLYDEIEARRATWGSDERQVVHGDLHLEQLFVDPEDPTRITGLLDIDTAGWGHPARDAGALVAHLVVTAQWHRGNGENAAARACERIADDVVGAWMDRFPAIADRLPPTIASQLLAHAGGQATLGTEIGRAKAIQLVEATEGTLWPRVRQSPGPGSGAAPTV; from the coding sequence GTGTGGCCTGACGCAGCGAACGTTCTGCCCGCCGCCTTCGCGGACGGCGGGGTGACGGTCGTCGCGTTCCGCCCGCACTCGGTGGAGCCCTCCGGCGGCGGCTACCTCTACGGCTACGAGGTCGACACGGTCGACCGCGCCGGGCTGGCCGCGACGGTGCTCACCTACATCGACACCGATCCGGCGTCCGTCGCGGCCTCCCGCGGCACGGGCGCCACCGTCGTCACCGACTCGGCCAGCGGGGCGCAGGTGCGGGTGTGGGCGTATCCCGCGGATCCTGCGCTCCCCGCGCTCGCCGCCGTGACCTACCCTGAGCGCGTCGTGACGCTGCTGCGCGACGTCGGCATCGACGTGAGCGAGCCGCAGCTCACGGTGGCCGCCTACCGCCCCGGCAAGCGTGCTGTCATCCGTGTCGACACCCGCGAGCGCACGCTCTTCCTCAAGGTCGTGCGGCCCACGCGCGCCGAGCCGATCGCCGCGCAGCACGCCGCGTTCACGGCCGAGGGTCTGCCGGTGCCCGCGGTGCTCGCGGTGCGGCCCGACGGACTGCTCGTGCTCGAGCGCGTCCACGGGGTCCCCGCCGGCGGGCGCGTCATCGACATCGCCGACCGCCCCGGCTTCGTGCCGTGCCTCGCGCGTCTCGGCGAGGCCGTCGCGCGGGTGCACCTCGACCAGCCGGCGCAGGCCGACGCTCTCGACAACGCCGGCTGGCATCGCAGGAGCCTCGCCTCCTCCCTGCCCGACCTGGCCGACCGCGTGAACCGCCTCTACGACGAGATCGAGGCCAGGCGTGCGACGTGGGGGAGCGACGAGCGCCAGGTGGTGCACGGAGACCTGCACCTCGAGCAGCTCTTCGTCGACCCCGAGGACCCGACGCGGATCACGGGCCTCCTCGACATCGACACCGCCGGCTGGGGGCACCCCGCCCGCGACGCCGGGGCCCTCGTGGCGCACCTCGTCGTCACGGCGCAGTGGCACCGCGGCAACGGCGAGAACGCGGCCGCCCGCGCGTGCGAGCGCATCGCCGACGACGTGGTGGGGGCGTGGATGGACCGCTTCCCGGCCATCGCCGACCGCCTGCCGCCGACGATCGCCTCCCAGCTGCTCGCCCACGCCGGCGGGCAGGCGACCCTCGGCACCGAGATCGGCCGCGCCAAGGCGATCCAGCTCGTCGAGGCCACCGAGGGCACGCTCTGGCCGCGCGTGCGCCAGTCACCCGGCCCGGGCTCAGGAGCCGCGCCTACCGTCTGA
- a CDS encoding pyruvate dehydrogenase: protein MAQTIADQLIAQLLAAGVKRIYGIVGDSLNPVVDAVRRTGGSAKGGIDWIHVRHEEAAAFMASADAQLTGELAVCAGSCGPGNLHLINGLFDAHRSGAPVLAIASHIPASQIGLSYFQETHPDRLFTECSGYCEMISTAEQAPRVVASAIRHSLAGGGVSVITLPGDIAEFEASGHVPAFVDVKPGRLEPDDEAVRTLAAALDKAKTVALFVGAGAAGHHDRVIALADALKAPIGHSMRGKDVIQYDNPFDVGMTGLLGYGAAHAGIHDADLMLMIGTDFPYEQFLPDSPKVVIAQIDSNAANIGRRADVQIGVHGDVGATLDRLLPLITPKKSSRFLDGLLKKHEKLMTGVVGSYTKDAAKIVPIHPEYAASLLDRLAADDAVFTADTGMSNVWSARYITPNGRRRIIGSFLHGSMANALPQAMGAAYAYPGRQIVSMSGDGGLSMLLGELVTVAAYRIPVKIVVFNNSTLGLVKVEMLVAGFPDFGVDVPATDYAAVARALGIHAVHVDDPADLESAMEAVLEHDGPALLDIATDPRALSLPPTITATQVKGFALAMSKVVMNGGAGEAVAMARSNLRNVPRP, encoded by the coding sequence GTGGCCCAGACCATCGCCGACCAGCTCATCGCCCAGCTCCTCGCCGCCGGGGTGAAACGCATCTACGGCATCGTCGGCGACAGCCTGAACCCCGTGGTCGACGCCGTCCGTCGCACGGGCGGTTCTGCCAAGGGCGGCATCGACTGGATCCACGTGCGGCACGAGGAGGCCGCCGCGTTCATGGCCTCCGCCGACGCGCAGCTCACCGGCGAGCTGGCGGTGTGCGCGGGATCCTGCGGCCCCGGCAACCTCCACCTCATCAACGGCCTCTTCGACGCGCACCGGTCGGGTGCGCCGGTCCTCGCGATCGCCAGCCACATCCCGGCCTCGCAGATCGGCCTGTCGTACTTCCAGGAGACCCACCCCGACCGCCTGTTCACCGAGTGCTCCGGCTACTGCGAGATGATCTCGACCGCCGAGCAGGCACCGCGGGTCGTCGCGAGCGCGATCCGCCACTCCCTCGCGGGCGGCGGCGTGAGCGTCATCACGCTGCCCGGCGACATCGCCGAGTTCGAGGCGTCCGGCCACGTGCCGGCGTTCGTCGACGTGAAACCGGGCAGGCTCGAGCCCGACGACGAGGCCGTGCGCACCCTCGCCGCGGCGCTCGACAAGGCCAAGACCGTGGCGCTGTTCGTGGGCGCAGGAGCAGCGGGACACCACGACCGCGTGATCGCCCTGGCCGACGCCCTGAAAGCCCCGATCGGCCACTCCATGCGCGGCAAGGACGTCATCCAGTACGACAACCCGTTCGACGTGGGCATGACGGGCCTCCTCGGCTACGGCGCCGCTCACGCCGGCATCCACGACGCCGACCTCATGCTCATGATCGGCACGGACTTCCCGTACGAGCAGTTCCTTCCGGACTCGCCGAAGGTCGTCATCGCCCAGATCGACTCGAATGCGGCGAACATCGGGCGGCGGGCGGACGTGCAGATCGGGGTGCACGGCGATGTGGGGGCGACGCTCGACCGGCTCCTGCCGCTGATCACCCCGAAGAAGAGCTCTCGCTTCCTCGACGGCCTGCTGAAGAAGCACGAGAAGCTCATGACCGGAGTCGTCGGGTCGTACACGAAGGACGCCGCGAAGATCGTGCCGATCCACCCGGAGTACGCGGCATCGCTGCTCGACCGTCTCGCCGCCGACGACGCCGTGTTCACCGCCGACACCGGCATGTCGAACGTGTGGAGCGCGCGATACATCACGCCGAACGGGCGCAGGCGGATCATCGGGTCGTTCCTGCACGGGTCGATGGCGAACGCCCTGCCACAGGCGATGGGCGCGGCGTACGCGTACCCGGGGCGGCAGATCGTGTCGATGTCGGGTGACGGCGGGCTGTCGATGCTACTCGGCGAGCTCGTGACCGTGGCGGCGTACCGGATCCCGGTGAAGATCGTCGTCTTCAACAACTCGACCCTCGGGCTGGTGAAGGTCGAGATGCTGGTGGCGGGGTTCCCCGACTTCGGCGTCGACGTGCCAGCGACCGACTACGCCGCCGTCGCCCGGGCGCTCGGGATCCACGCGGTGCACGTCGACGACCCCGCCGATCTGGAATCGGCGATGGAGGCGGTGCTCGAGCACGACGGACCGGCGTTGCTCGACATCGCGACCGACCCGCGTGCGCTGTCGCTGCCGCCGACGATCACGGCGACGCAGGTGAAGGGCTTCGCGCTCGCGATGTCGAAGGTGGTCATGAACGGCGGCGCGGGCGAGGCGGTCGCGATGGCGCGGTCGAACCTCCGCAACGTCCCCCGGCCGTAG
- a CDS encoding FAD-dependent oxidoreductase, translating to MSPWRSASTSASREIPTDEFEPLATYDDVIVGGGVTGLVTALLFARRGHTVAVLEAGRVGGTAVGSPRVAISRLHGAQLQTIRARTYQRVVDAYAEGVREGVEWLFDYAEGAGVDVERRDAVSYATTRAGLARVDGEYLVGRRAGLDLVKTADVDLPFATIGAVRLRDQGLVDPMDLVQALTADLRALGGVVVENAAVTGVHASAPVITSTALGDVRSERVHVCTGSPILDRGLYFGKVSARRSSVLTLTGVDASELPDALYEPVEARGRGVRASRGELLVAGSSHPTGRAPSEAALVDELARWAGAHWTGATPRRAWSGQSHSTPHGVPFVGALPRGHGRVYLATGFDGGGLPDAVYAARMLVADVTGDAADWMSVIHHRVTLPPAIAAGVGANAATVWWFAKGWAKAFANPLLPGEVPDEGAGSVGLEGLRPVARSTVDGETCTVSGVCPHLGGVVTWNDQERTWDCPLHGSRFDAQGRVVEGPSTRGLRILRP from the coding sequence ATGAGCCCCTGGCGCAGCGCCTCCACCTCGGCCTCCCGAGAGATCCCGACCGACGAGTTCGAACCCCTCGCGACCTACGACGACGTCATCGTCGGCGGCGGCGTCACCGGCCTCGTCACCGCCCTGCTCTTCGCCCGGCGCGGCCACACGGTCGCCGTCCTGGAGGCGGGCCGCGTCGGCGGAACGGCCGTCGGGTCGCCGCGCGTGGCGATCAGCCGCCTGCACGGAGCCCAGCTGCAGACTATCCGCGCGCGCACCTACCAACGTGTCGTCGACGCCTACGCCGAGGGCGTCCGCGAGGGCGTCGAGTGGCTGTTCGACTACGCCGAGGGCGCCGGCGTCGACGTCGAGCGGCGCGACGCCGTGTCGTACGCGACGACGCGCGCAGGTCTCGCCCGCGTCGACGGCGAGTACCTCGTCGGCCGGCGCGCCGGCCTCGACCTCGTCAAGACCGCCGACGTCGACCTCCCCTTCGCGACGATCGGCGCGGTGCGACTGCGCGACCAGGGCCTCGTCGACCCGATGGACCTCGTGCAGGCGCTCACCGCCGACCTCCGAGCGCTCGGCGGAGTCGTCGTCGAGAACGCCGCCGTGACCGGTGTGCACGCGAGCGCCCCCGTGATCACGTCGACGGCGCTCGGCGACGTCCGCTCCGAGCGCGTGCACGTGTGCACAGGATCGCCGATCCTCGACCGCGGGCTGTACTTCGGCAAGGTCTCCGCACGGCGCTCCTCCGTGCTGACGCTCACGGGCGTGGACGCGTCGGAGCTCCCGGACGCGCTGTACGAGCCGGTGGAGGCGCGCGGGCGAGGGGTGAGGGCGAGTCGGGGCGAGCTCCTGGTGGCCGGATCGTCGCACCCGACCGGCCGTGCGCCGTCCGAGGCGGCCCTGGTCGACGAGCTCGCGCGCTGGGCCGGAGCGCACTGGACCGGCGCGACGCCTCGCCGGGCCTGGAGCGGGCAGAGCCACTCCACGCCGCACGGGGTGCCGTTCGTCGGCGCCCTGCCGCGCGGCCACGGTCGCGTCTACCTCGCCACCGGCTTCGACGGAGGCGGCCTGCCCGACGCCGTGTACGCCGCCCGGATGCTCGTCGCCGACGTCACCGGCGACGCCGCCGACTGGATGAGCGTGATCCACCACCGCGTCACCCTCCCGCCGGCCATCGCGGCCGGCGTCGGCGCGAACGCGGCGACCGTCTGGTGGTTCGCGAAGGGCTGGGCGAAGGCGTTCGCGAACCCGCTGCTGCCGGGCGAGGTGCCCGACGAGGGTGCAGGATCCGTCGGTCTCGAGGGGCTCCGCCCGGTCGCTCGCTCGACCGTCGACGGCGAGACCTGCACGGTGAGCGGCGTCTGCCCGCACCTCGGCGGCGTGGTCACGTGGAACGACCAGGAGCGCACGTGGGACTGCCCGCTGCACGGCTCGCGATTCGACGCGCAGGGTCGCGTGGTCGAGGGGCCGTCGACGCGCGGCCTTCGGATCCTGCGCCCCTGA
- a CDS encoding DEAD/DEAH box helicase, producing MARPGQRQSGGTRTATRSGGHRRVRDLDNDGIIPVLAKAVREVEAAAQRGAVKPSVRTKFQVVALLMREERARVKADKAVSDADRAEQLKRLDGVATILAKAAARDTSLIALLAEEAVVSDAAKSLKRDMLIASGAALAPDDLIITTEAPVAPAATERQVVPQSVISRQLANPFLAPDFSLAEKHEVHPRRLANWELFGPLFKSFEYGAGGASACMDLPEPTTLIAPGGVELMRHQAQVVESARQGHRTFLLADEPGLGKTAQSLLAAQAANAYPLLVVVPNVVKTNWAREVGLWTPSRTATVIHGDGDNIDGFADIVIVNYEVLDRHVGWLGDLGFRGMVVDEAHFIKNKESQRSRNVLQLSARIRSRTAHPLLMALTGTPLINDIEDFRAIWQFLGWIDDKKPGPELMESLEETGLTPAEPGFFASARASVIDLGIVRRRKVDVAADIPARRIADLPVELDDEVGRSIREAERDLSRKLVARYQQALATRTSGVRVEGIDHDLVRQVAKWELEDGDTSSTGENVFSMVRRIGQAKAGLAADYTAQLARNVGKVVFFAKHIDVMDTAQEVFEKRGISYSSIRGDQTPTSRQKNIDAFVNDPSVEVIVCSLTAAGVGLNLQVASNVVLAELSWTDAEQTQAIDRVHRIGQEEPVTAWRVIAAQTIDTKIAELIDSKAGLAARALDGSDEEVSSSADVQLGALIALLTDALEASPAARRAAPQRRR from the coding sequence TTGGCTCGACCAGGCCAGCGCCAGTCCGGCGGTACTCGAACCGCCACCCGTTCCGGCGGTCACCGCCGCGTCCGCGATCTCGACAACGACGGCATCATCCCGGTGCTCGCGAAGGCGGTGCGCGAGGTCGAGGCCGCCGCGCAGCGCGGAGCCGTGAAGCCGTCGGTGCGCACCAAGTTCCAGGTGGTCGCGCTGCTCATGCGCGAGGAGCGCGCCCGCGTGAAGGCCGACAAGGCCGTCAGCGACGCCGACCGGGCCGAGCAGCTCAAGCGCCTCGACGGCGTCGCGACGATCCTCGCCAAGGCCGCCGCGCGCGACACGTCGCTCATCGCCCTCCTCGCCGAGGAGGCCGTGGTGTCGGACGCCGCGAAGTCGCTCAAGCGCGACATGCTCATCGCCAGCGGCGCGGCCCTCGCGCCCGACGACCTCATCATCACCACCGAGGCCCCGGTCGCCCCGGCGGCCACCGAGCGCCAGGTGGTGCCGCAGTCGGTCATCTCGCGGCAGCTCGCCAACCCGTTCCTCGCCCCCGACTTCTCGCTCGCCGAGAAGCACGAGGTGCACCCAAGGCGCCTCGCCAACTGGGAGCTCTTCGGGCCGCTCTTCAAGTCGTTCGAGTACGGCGCCGGCGGCGCCTCGGCCTGCATGGACCTCCCCGAGCCGACGACGCTGATCGCCCCCGGCGGCGTCGAGCTCATGCGCCACCAGGCGCAGGTCGTCGAGTCGGCGCGCCAGGGCCACCGCACGTTCCTCCTCGCCGACGAGCCCGGCCTCGGCAAGACGGCGCAGTCGCTGCTCGCCGCGCAGGCCGCGAACGCGTACCCCCTGCTCGTCGTCGTGCCCAACGTCGTCAAGACGAACTGGGCGCGCGAGGTCGGCCTCTGGACCCCGTCGCGCACCGCCACCGTGATCCACGGCGACGGCGACAACATCGACGGCTTCGCCGACATCGTCATCGTGAACTACGAGGTGCTCGACCGCCACGTCGGCTGGCTCGGCGACCTCGGCTTCCGCGGCATGGTCGTCGACGAGGCCCACTTCATCAAGAACAAGGAGTCGCAGCGCTCCCGCAACGTGCTGCAGCTGTCGGCCAGGATCCGCTCCCGCACCGCGCACCCGCTGCTCATGGCGCTCACCGGAACCCCGCTCATCAACGACATCGAGGACTTCCGGGCGATCTGGCAGTTCCTCGGGTGGATCGACGACAAGAAGCCGGGCCCCGAGCTCATGGAGTCGCTGGAGGAGACCGGCCTCACGCCCGCCGAGCCCGGCTTCTTCGCGTCGGCCCGAGCCTCCGTCATCGACCTCGGCATCGTCCGTCGCCGCAAGGTCGACGTCGCGGCCGACATCCCCGCCCGCCGCATCGCCGACCTCCCGGTCGAGCTGGACGACGAGGTCGGCCGCTCCATCCGCGAGGCCGAGCGCGACCTGTCTCGCAAGCTGGTGGCGCGCTACCAGCAGGCGCTGGCCACCCGCACCTCGGGCGTCCGGGTCGAGGGCATCGACCACGACCTCGTGCGTCAGGTCGCGAAGTGGGAGCTCGAGGACGGCGACACCTCGTCGACCGGCGAGAACGTCTTCTCGATGGTGCGCCGCATCGGCCAGGCGAAGGCCGGCCTCGCGGCGGACTACACCGCTCAGCTCGCCCGCAACGTCGGCAAGGTCGTCTTCTTCGCGAAGCACATCGACGTCATGGACACGGCGCAGGAGGTCTTCGAGAAGCGAGGCATCTCGTACTCGTCGATCCGCGGCGACCAGACGCCCACCTCGCGCCAGAAGAACATCGACGCGTTCGTGAACGACCCCTCGGTCGAGGTCATCGTCTGCTCGCTGACCGCGGCCGGCGTCGGCCTGAACCTCCAGGTTGCGTCGAACGTCGTGCTCGCCGAGTTGTCGTGGACCGACGCCGAGCAGACGCAGGCGATCGACCGCGTGCACCGCATCGGCCAGGAGGAGCCCGTCACGGCGTGGCGCGTCATCGCCGCGCAGACCATCGACACGAAGATCGCCGAGCTCATCGACTCGAAGGCCGGGCTCGCCGCCCGCGCCCTCGACGGGTCCGACGAAGAGGTGTCGTCGTCGGCCGACGTGCAGCTCGGGGCGCTCATCGCGCTGCTCACCGACGCGCTCGAGGCGTCGCCCGCCGCGCGGCGGGCCGCTCCGCAGCGCCGCCGCTAG
- a CDS encoding mycoredoxin, with product MTTTASATSYIPEAGTITMFSTGWCGYCARLKQQLTKDGIDFTEVNIEEVPGTAEIVESVNGGNQTVPTVIYPDGSTATNPSLADVKAALAR from the coding sequence ATGACCACGACTGCTTCCGCGACTTCGTACATTCCCGAGGCCGGGACCATCACGATGTTCTCGACCGGCTGGTGCGGCTACTGCGCCCGCCTCAAGCAGCAGCTCACGAAAGACGGCATCGACTTCACCGAGGTCAACATCGAAGAGGTCCCCGGCACCGCCGAGATCGTCGAGAGCGTCAACGGCGGCAACCAGACCGTGCCGACCGTCATCTACCCCGACGGCTCGACCGCGACGAACCCGTCGCTCGCCGACGTGAAGGCCGCGCTCGCGCGCTAG
- a CDS encoding NAD(P)/FAD-dependent oxidoreductase has protein sequence MADDYDYLIVGGGMVADAAARGIRERDASGSILILSDDVDEPYTRPALSKKLWTDPDFAWADNDLHTAAETGAEIRLSTHVDRIDRAARTITTGTGETVGYGRLLLATGGRPKTLDLPDDDGVIYFRTASDYRHLRDLAGSGRHVAVVGGGYIGSEIAAALAQNDTRVTIVFPDDDLGGSTFPADVDERFESRFRDHGVSFLAGRRLASAAASGDGFTLTLDDGSTLDADGVVIGLGIEPNTDLASGAGLQVDDGIVVDARLATSDPFVYAAGDAANYPDPILGRRRVEHVDNAQEQGAVVGRIMAGSDEKYTHTPMYYSDVFDLGYEAVGRLDSSLETVEDWKDDDSVVVYYLDDGVPVGVLLWNVWDSTDKARQVLAEGSALTADNLVGMI, from the coding sequence ATGGCAGACGACTACGACTACCTCATCGTCGGCGGCGGCATGGTCGCCGACGCCGCGGCCCGCGGAATCCGAGAGCGCGACGCGTCGGGGAGCATCCTGATCCTCAGCGACGACGTCGACGAGCCCTACACGAGACCCGCCCTCTCGAAGAAGCTCTGGACGGATCCCGACTTCGCATGGGCGGACAACGACCTGCACACGGCCGCCGAGACCGGAGCGGAGATCCGCTTGTCCACGCACGTCGACCGCATCGACCGGGCGGCGCGCACGATCACGACGGGAACCGGCGAGACGGTCGGCTACGGTCGGCTCCTGCTGGCCACCGGTGGCCGCCCGAAGACGCTGGATCTGCCCGACGACGATGGCGTGATCTACTTCCGCACCGCCTCCGACTACCGGCACCTGCGCGACCTCGCAGGATCCGGGCGGCACGTCGCCGTCGTCGGCGGCGGGTACATCGGCTCGGAGATCGCGGCGGCGCTGGCGCAGAACGACACCCGGGTCACCATCGTGTTCCCCGACGACGACCTCGGCGGCTCGACCTTCCCGGCGGACGTCGACGAGCGCTTCGAGTCGCGATTCCGCGACCACGGCGTGAGCTTCCTGGCCGGGCGACGCCTGGCTTCCGCCGCCGCCTCGGGCGACGGCTTCACGCTCACCCTCGACGACGGCTCGACGCTCGACGCCGACGGGGTCGTCATCGGGCTCGGCATCGAGCCCAACACCGATCTCGCCTCCGGTGCGGGGCTGCAGGTCGACGACGGCATCGTCGTCGACGCCCGGCTCGCGACCAGCGACCCGTTCGTCTACGCCGCAGGAGACGCGGCCAACTACCCCGACCCGATCCTCGGCCGCCGGCGGGTCGAGCACGTCGACAACGCGCAAGAGCAAGGAGCCGTGGTCGGGCGCATCATGGCCGGCTCCGACGAGAAGTACACGCACACGCCGATGTACTACTCGGACGTCTTCGACCTCGGCTACGAGGCCGTCGGGCGCCTGGACTCCTCGCTCGAGACCGTCGAGGACTGGAAGGACGACGACTCGGTCGTGGTCTACTACCTCGACGACGGCGTGCCTGTCGGCGTTCTGCTCTGGAACGTGTGGGACTCGACCGACAAGGCGCGGCAGGTGCTCGCCGAGGGCTCGGCGCTCACCGCGGACAACCTCGTGGGGATGATCTGA
- a CDS encoding DUF7218 family protein encodes MVAKATKAERENPSLKDPDLYAELRAEGNSESKSARISNAAAARGRTSVGAKGGESGSYEDWTVPELKKRAKEIGLTGYSRKTKAQLVEALRDS; translated from the coding sequence GTGGTGGCCAAGGCGACGAAGGCCGAACGCGAGAATCCTTCGCTCAAGGACCCCGACCTCTACGCCGAGCTCCGCGCGGAGGGAAACTCCGAGTCGAAGTCGGCGCGGATCTCGAACGCGGCAGCCGCGCGCGGTCGCACGAGCGTCGGCGCCAAGGGCGGCGAATCGGGTTCCTATGAGGACTGGACCGTGCCCGAGCTGAAGAAGCGGGCGAAGGAGATCGGCCTGACCGGCTACTCGCGGAAGACGAAGGCCCAGCTCGTCGAGGCGCTGCGCGACAGCTAG